In a single window of the Nodularia spumigena CCY9414 genome:
- a CDS encoding aspartate/glutamate racemase family protein, whose amino-acid sequence MNKKPPILGVLGGMGPVVTAEFLKSIYEYNQFIHKEQETPNVIVFSLPSIPDRNNSINTGNEREFIDFIQFHLENLNKIVDHIVIGCCLAHYSLPEIPEHLTEKVISLIKIADQELQQHDESALLLASTGTYTKKLFQEGCAAAERIISLSETEQDLIDDMIFKILKRGQDPLTILPDIQALLDKYNTRSYISGCTEFHLFTKSLKLNGIDSIKAIDPLSTIAQNFFQIFVGLTQ is encoded by the coding sequence ATGAATAAGAAACCACCAATCCTTGGAGTTTTAGGCGGCATGGGGCCTGTAGTTACCGCCGAATTTCTCAAATCTATTTACGAATATAACCAGTTTATTCATAAGGAACAGGAAACACCCAACGTCATTGTTTTTTCACTACCATCTATCCCAGATCGCAACAATTCTATTAATACTGGGAATGAAAGAGAATTTATTGATTTTATCCAGTTTCATCTGGAAAATCTCAATAAAATTGTTGACCACATAGTGATTGGCTGTTGTCTAGCTCATTATTCTTTGCCTGAAATTCCCGAACATCTGACTGAGAAAGTAATTTCTTTAATTAAAATCGCCGACCAAGAACTTCAACAACATGATGAATCTGCCCTGTTATTGGCAAGCACAGGAACTTACACCAAAAAATTGTTTCAGGAAGGTTGTGCTGCTGCTGAACGCATTATTTCTCTGTCTGAAACAGAGCAAGATTTGATCGATGATATGATATTTAAAATCCTCAAACGAGGACAAGATCCACTTACAATTCTTCCCGATATCCAAGCATTATTAGATAAGTATAACACTCGGTCTTATATTTCTGGTTGTACAGAATTCCATCTGTTCACCAAATCTCTCAAGCTCAATGGAATTGATTCTATAAAAGCGATTGATCCTTTAAGTACTATTGCCCAAAACTTTTTTCAAATATTTGTAGGACTTACGCAATAA